Proteins from a single region of Drosophila biarmipes strain raj3 chromosome 3R, RU_DBia_V1.1, whole genome shotgun sequence:
- the LOC108026247 gene encoding titin isoform X1, with protein MTRRRSSPPGLEELLYLALVLVAVVLIPTQAAPLQEYTEIQQYSEGCYYNYAHYQEGDRIMTNEPCLNCTCHNRMLMCYLRVCPFTKPIGHDCIVEKREDQCCPIITCPEVPVDVPYHSPEPGTELSIPEKFGCSIEEKFYPEGAQVPSNPNKPCELCYCINNQTKCVMQECTLHVDGCLPIYNKGSCCPVRYSCDHENELDFVDQSTTTTTTTVRPTTGFILASTMTPPTTMDCIHNGEVYADGASLKGKNACEHCYCMRGDIVCAVQECEVPMMAANGKSCKAMPAAEGECCPSNYICEDDSATTEIVEITTPESVTSVPAKGIHAEIPKEDVDLQEHIDDDEKEQEKEKETATESPAAELGSGEVEDEEEEEKDRVTTAAPVHVKDEKDFSFEPESSTAGIPSDSRIDVPSSTEEVKESSTETAEEDIVKIVTTPEPEGSGEEDVSKPAQVPKKEIIEDELIKVSTSAPPKASPEEEAVEATTATSTEEEDAKPSTAGPTSEEEGEGKPASAEEGSGEEEKDVKVTTAPEETPEEAKPTSAPVASDDEKEPESKPTEGSGDEEQEVKPTSAPTVGEDDEEVTSAPEESEEQEEGKPTPEPSAIDDIEPAKPTESAEEASSEGEEEIAKGTTPAGDASVTGEEEIIPGTVPPSIEDEIVLPVGESSTEAEEIVKATTPAGESSSEGEEIVKETTPAGEPSREGEEEVVKATTPAGEASSEPEKEIVKETTPAGEPSSEGDDEIVKGITPAEETSSEGDEEVVKATTPAPEADAGAEKEPETPTAAPAEEDLAKPTTPIAETEEEPIAGTPIPTEDVSPEEEFVKATTPKTLGEQPQAAEESTELPVEEGELPSSTGAPGIASSTEGVDVASDETTSAAPVRAGDKEATGATEDKESEEVEQDATDLPVEDSVQSSTAKTPTTEQAKEESSTEAGEAEVEFSTASPVEKEEPADKDHKDEEDAQTSTDLPAKSDILPPAVDAEATTSQPETSDEAATDKPPAVYLPPAGDKDSTEELGAPTEPSAQEEPSKETTPAPQEAPSSTAKVDNRNDFEAEKPTQPPSGEDQSSVSEPLPDMDLPAVIPGEGDCLVEGKTYANNTVVPATAPCDVSCRCISSLVACQQMECKLPENLEKCTVAADLVDGCCPTYVCDESTESAEKEQDSTAKPQDKIDEDVSEISTEQIPQDVGMPTGITDQPLSHVKPEEEIVPVTSVPTQVDESSTAKADKKPIEESEEDKKPVEESEKDKKPVEESEEDKKPVEESEEDKTPVEESEEDKKPIEESEEDKKPIEETEEKEKPAVTPAGEIDEDTQKPLEKEPKPEDEKKAEDEFEVSTEKPEASTPAQFADDAEKEAEDKLATTSTPISSEEESKPVDEKKPTEEEPIPDSEIPASTTQPQKETPEASTELHTADLDKKPEAEEPAPSTEAPESDKIPEVSTSFPTGDEIEESDKFTTIPPSKTAAAETEPTGDEDIVPPTSVPIESEIEVSTKKPDLHGPPLPTLAPEQPEKKPVDEESSTEAEISTEPSAEVEKETSDETSESDNEIEGDATPAPVSADEDKSPSTEKTVEAEEKATTVAPAIGDEEEGNLPKLPQDILEEELPVAITTPAPAKEEEEEKPVKDGEKPIEEEQKPVEEGEKPIDDETSTSSSAENEIEPESDRATTVAPAKDESKAPSTESPASDESKETPESEVPATVAPADEKLPTSSITSDEEPTATSAPSAKPGEDVEKETSSETATGIPDSSEEEDKETSTDLTPSEAPEEKPEAPAKTPEEEEESVGATTASTTADEVPAIPKLPEEVLAEIPKPSTETGVEQEDETTASSPVDQKEPSVTSIPSAEIDEEATTAGPISEKDEKPTEAEKPEEEKPTGEEPSKEEKPSGEESSEEEKEKPTEVSTEGPTKIATPEDKLETQAASTEASEEGSTESSEEIEPSTEGTVDEQPEDKLPLPTAQAPVEKTPEISTEVPTEAEKPTTVAPVAADEDVTAPTEDKIPSVSSEEDESPEVTTASPSAAEGDESKKPSDIEPSSTEEIPETEDKKPVDEKESEEKPESEEAVPSSTSAPAPGEDIEKEEQATSASPAEEEGDEIKPTSAPASEIPESTEKEPVQEVEVTTKPIIEESEEQPIDEAAPATSGPTEEASTAVPTKEESSTPSQKKDDIDVTTAASPASPAPQDDETKDATTVQPVSDEKEVSAPQDDTKTSIDVSTDSPIAQEDEEEDKTEAPLAPAADSTDDSTTPSVPSAIDIDTKPMDEVMSQTIDPHAAEESASKSPEDEDQSPATVSPQYADKIPARTGPHDADKTPDSETPQDAEEVPAPAAPQDEDKIPATVAPEADVEVPATSAPLDEEKVPATAAPLDEDKTPSTAAPLDDEKIPATAAPLDDEKIPSTSAPLDDEKSPVPVAPVSPSVFDVEPSSEKPSVSEDVGEESTEPAVDDAEESTDEPTDDAKLKKPTSAPAVPSESPVTESEIVPETEAPEVEKEVPEKATEQPEVEKDVPEKATEQPEVEKEVPEKPTEQPESVDEKTTPVPAVKPSLDSTEEGEESVESEEEHAPVTEAADKEDESKETEEETDKKPVPEEPEVPAVVSEIPQPSEEAVPTTGHPLFPHLPSSTTKAPAIDDRVGDEDEENTTAKLSVSSTTEAPVTSAPSTTTVASQQQQPITPPPYGHAPEYEDEYDEEEVFGPGTCRYAGKLYVSAQQIPRDDPCDFCFCFRSDIICLQQSCPPPIAGCHEEPISGFCCPRYECPVSMAAVLNITTSTTTTSTTLPPHFLHYSHGEAVKHTGCLINGRSYRVGEQIESTSGPCISCTCGGDGKMKCDPQQCVPEPTMQQVMAAVASGRKR; from the exons TCAACAACCAGACCAAGTGCGTCATGCAGGAGTGCACCCTGCACGTGGACGGCTGCCTGCCCATCTACAACAAGGGGTCCTGTTGCCCAGTGCGTTATAGTTGTG ACCATGAGAACGAGTTGGACTTTGTGGACCAGTCGACCACCACGACAACCACCACAGTGCGCCCCACCACTGGCTTCATCCTGGCCAGCACCATGACGCCACCAACGACCATGGACTGCATCCACAATGGTGAAGTCTACGCCGACGGAGCCTCCCTGAAGGGCAAGAATGCCTGCGAGCACTGCTACTGCATGCGCGGCGATATCGTGTGCGCCGTCCAGGAGTGCGAGGTGCCCATGATGGCCGCCAACGGCAAGTCCTGCAAAGCGATGCCAGCTGCCGAGGGCGAGTGCTGTCCGAGCAACTATATCTGCGAGGATGACAGTGCCACCACCGAAATCGTTGAGATCACCACGCCTGAGAGTGTTACTTCGGTGCCAGCCAAGGGCATTCACGCCGAGATCCCCAAGGAGGATGTGGACCTGCAAGAGCACATCGACGACGATGAGAAGGAacaggagaaggagaaggagactGCCACTGAAAGTCCTGCTGCGGAGCTGGGCAGCGGAGAGGTTGAGGATGAAGAGGAGGAAGAGAAGGATAGGGTAACCACCGCTGCTCCAGTCCACGTCAAGGACGAGAAGGACTTCTCCTTCGAACCCGAGTCGTCTACCGCCGGCATTCCCTCCGATTCCAGGATCGATGTGCCCTCGTCCACAGAGGAGGTCAAGGAGTCGTCCACCGAAACCGCCGAGGAGGATATCGTCAAGATCGTCACCACCCCGGAGCCTGAGGGTAGCGGCGAAGAGGATGTATCTAAGCCTGCCCAAGTTCCCAAGAAGGAAATCATTGAAGATGAACTCATTAAGGTCAGCACTTCTGCTCCTCCCAAGGCCAGTCCTGAAGAGGAAGCCGTCGAGGCCACCACTGCGACATCAACGGAGGAAGAGGATGCTAAGCCCTCGACTGCCGGACCAACCAGCGAGGAAGAGGGTGAGGGTAAGCCCGCGTCTGCGGAGGAGGGAAGCGGTGAGGAAGAGAAGGATGTCAAGGTCACAACAGCTCCAGAGGAAACTCCAGAGGAAGCCAAGCCCACTTCCGCTCCAGTTGCAAGTGACGATGAGAAGGAACCAGAATCCAAGCCTACTGAAGGCAGCGGCGATGAAGAGCAGGAAGTCAAACCCACTTCTGCTCCGACTGTGGGTGAAGACGACGAGGAAGTTACTTCAGCTCCCGAAGAAAGTGAGGAGCAGGAAGAAGGCAAGCCCACTCCAGAACCATCAGCAATCGACGATATTGAACCAGCCAAGCCCACCGAATCCGCAGAGGAAGCCAGCAGCGAAGGAGAAGAAGAAATTGCCAAGGGAACCACACCTGCTGGAGACGCCAGCGTTACAGGTGAGGAGGAGATCATCCCTGGAACCGTACCTCCCAGCATCGAAGATGAAATCGTTCTCCCTGTCGGAGAATCTAGCACCGAAGCAGAAGAGATCGTTAAGGCTACCACTCCTGCCGGAGAATCCAGCAGCGAAGGTGAAGAGATTGTCAAGGAAACCACACCTGCTGGAGAACCCAGCAGAGAAGGAGAGGAGGAGGTCGTTAAGGCAACCACTCCTGCCGGAGAAGCAAGCAGTGAGCCCGAAAAGGAGATCGTTAAGGAAACCACACCTGCCGGAGAGCCCAGCAGTGAAGGCGACGACGAGATCGTCAAGGGAATCACACCTGCCGAAGAAACCAGCAGCGAAGGCGACGAAGAGGTCGTCAAGGCCACCACTCCAGCTCCTGAAGCCGACGCCGGAGCCGAGAAAGAACCAGAGACACCCACTGCAGCTCCAGCGGAAGAAGACTTGGCCAAACCCACAACGCCAATTGCTGAGACTGAAGAAGAACCCATTGCCGGAACCCCCATTCCAACTGAAGATGTCAGTCCCGAAGAAGAATTCGTTAAGGCCACCACACCAAAGACTTTGGGAGAGCAGCCCCAAGCCGCAGAAGAGTCCACCGAGTTGCCAGTTGAAGAGGGCGAGCTCCCAAGCTCAACCGGTGCTCCAGGAATTGCTTCCTCGACCGAAGGTGTCGATGTTGCTTCTGACGAAACTACTAGCGCTGCACCTGTCCGAGCTGGCGACAAGGAGGCAACCGGTGCCACCGAAGACAAGGAATCCGAAGAGGTTGAACAGGATGCCACCGACCTGCCAGTCGAAGATTCTGTCCAAAGCTCAACTGCGAAGACACCAACCACCGAGCAGGCTAAGGAGGAGTCCTCAACTGAGGCTGGGGAAGCTGAAGTCGAGTTCTCAACTGCTAGCCCCGTTGAGAAAGAGGAGCCTGCAGACAAGGATCACAAGGACGAGGAAGATGCACAGACAAGCACTGATCTGCCAGCCAAGTCTGATATTCTGCCACCTGCTGTCGATGCCGAAGCCACTACTAGTCAACCCGAAACAAGCGATGAAGCCGCTACAGATAAGCCACCCGCAGTTTATTTGCCGCCTGCTGGTGACAAGGACTCTACGGAAGAATTGGGAGCTCCTACAGAGCCATCTGCCCAAGAGGAGCCATCTAAGGAGACCACTCCAGCGCCCCAGGAGGCCCCATCCAGCACTGCTAAGGTTGACAATCGCAACGACTTCGAGGCAGAGAAACCCACCCAGCCACCAAGTGGCGAGGATCAGAGCTCCGTCTCCGAACCCCTGCCCGACATGGATCTGCCCGCTGTTATTCCTGGAGAAGGCGACTGCCTGGTGGAGGGCAAGACCTATGCCAACAACACTGTCGTGCCCGCCACCGCTCCCTGCGACGTCTCCTGCAGATGTATCAGCAGTCTGGTGGCCTGCCAACAGATGGAGTGCAAGTTGCCCGAAAACCTGGAGAAATGTACCGTGGCTGCTGATCTGGTGGATGGTTGCTGTCCCACTTACGTCTGCGATGAGAGCACTGAAAGTGCTGAAAAGGAACAGGACTCCACTGCCAAGCCTCAGGACAAGATCGACGAGGATGTCTCCGAGATCAGCACCGAGCAAATTCCCCAGGATGTCGGCATGCCCACTGGCATTACTGACCAGCCTCTTTCTCATGTCAAGCCCGAGGAAGAAATAGTGCCTGTGACCTCTGTTCCCACCCAGGTGGATGAATCTTCAACTGCTAAGGCTGACAAGAAACCTATTGAAGAATCCGAGGAGGATAAGAAACCGGTTGAAGAATCCGAAAAGGATAAGAAACCAGTTGAAGAATCAGAGGAGGATAAGAAACCAGTTGAAGAATCCGAGGAGGATAAGACCCCAGTTGAAGAATCTGAGGAGGATAAGAAACCAATTGAAGAATCCGAGGAGGATAAGAAACCAATTGAAGAAACAGAAGAGAAGGAGAAGCCTGCTGTCACTCCTGCGGGTGAAATTGATGAGGACACCCAGAAACCTCTTGAAAAGGAACCCAAGCCCGAGGATGAGAAGAAAGCAGAGGATGAATTCGAGGTATCCACTGAGAAGCCAGAGGCATCCACTCCCGCCCAGTTTGCCGACGATGCTGAGAAGGAGGCTGAAGATAAATTGGCCACCACTTCTACTCCTATTTCAAGTGAGGAAGAATCCAAGCCAGTTGATGAAAAGAAACCAACTGAGGAAGAACCCATCCCAGATTCTGAAATCCCTGCCAGCACCACTCAGCCACAGAAGGAAACCCCTGAAGCCTCTACTGAACTTCATACTGCTGATCTCGACAAAAAGCCAGAGGCCGAGGAACCAGCACCATCCACCGAAGCACCTGAGTCCGACAAGATTCCTGAAGTTTCGACCAGTTTCCCAACTGGAGATGAGATTGAGGAATCTGACAAGTTCACTACCATTCCTCCATCtaagactgctgctgctgaaactGAACCAACCGGCGATGAAGATATTGTTCCTCCAACCTCTGTCCCAATTGAAAGCGAAATTGAAGTTAGCACCAAAAAGCCAGACCTCCATGGACCACCACTACCCACACTCGCTCCGGAACAACCAGAGAAGAAACCAGTCGACGAAGAGAGCTCCACTGAGGCTGAGATCAGCACTGAACCAAGCGCCGAGGTTGAAAAGGAAACCTCTGATGAGACATCCGAGTCTGACAATGAAATCGAAGGTGACGCTACTCCTGCTCCTGTTTCTGCTGATGAGGACAAGTCACCGAGCACTGAGAAGACTGTCGAGGCCGAAGAAAAGGCCACCACAGTTGCCCCGGCTATTGGCGATGAAGAGGAGGGCAATCTGCCCAAGCTGCCCCAGGATATCCTTGAAGAGGAACTGCCTGTCGCCATTACTACCCCAGCTCCAGCAAAGGAAGAGGAGGAAGAGAAACCAGTCAAGGATGGAGAGAAACCAATTGAAGAAGAACAGAAACCAGTCGAAGAAGGAGAGAAGCCCATTGACGATGAGACCTCTACATCTTCCTCTGCTGAGAATGAGATCGAGCCTGAATCTGATCGTGCAACCACTGTTGCTCCTGCTAAGGATGAGTCTAAGGCACCATCCACTGAATCTCCTGCCTCTGATGAGAGCAAGGAAACTCCTGAGTCTGAAGTGCCCGCAACCGTGGCTCCTGCTGATGAGAAGCTTCCAACGAGCAGTATCACTTCCGATGAGGAACCCACCGCCACTTCTGCTCCCTCTGCCAAACCTGGTGAAGATGTAGAGAAGGAAACTAGTAGCGAAACAGCCACAGGAATTCCAGATTCTTCTGAAGAAGAGGATAAGGAAACATCCACCGATCTTACTCCATCTGAGGCTCCAGAAGAGAAACCTGAAGCTCCTGCCAAGACCCCAGAGGAGGAAGAAGAATCGGTTGGTGCCACTACAGCTTCAACGACCGCTGATGAAGTGCCCGCTATCCCGAAACTGCCAGAGGAGGTCCTTGCTGAGATTCCGAAACCATCTACTGAGACTGGAGTTGAACAGGAAGACGAAACTACTGCTTCTTCACCTGTTGACCAGAAGGAACCTTCTGTTACCTCGATCCCATCTGCTGAAATTGACGAAGAAGCCACCACAGCTGGTCCTATCTCTGAGAAGGATGAAAAGCCAACTGAGGCAGAGAAACCCGAGGAGGAGAAACCAACTGGAGAGGAGCCATCTAAGGAAGAGAAACCTTCTGGAGAAGAGTCGTCTGAGGAAGAGAAGGAGAAGCCCACAGAGGTATCTACTGAGGGTCCCACCAAGATTGCCACCCCAGAAGATAAGCTTGAAACTCAGGCTGCCTCCACTGAGGCTTCCGAGGAGGGATCCACCGAATCTTCTGAAGAAATTGAGCCATCGACTGAAGGAACTGTTGATGAGCAGCCCGAAGACAAGCTGCCCTTGCCCACAGCCCAGGCTCCAGTTGAGAAGACTCCCGAAATCTCCACTGAGGTGCCAACTGAAGCCGAGAAGCCTACAACCGTTGCCCCTGTCGCAGCCGATGAAGATGTCACTGCTCCGACCGAAGACAAGATTCCCTCAGTTTCCAGTGAGGAAGACGAGAGCCCAGAAGTCACTACAGCCTCTCCATCAGCGGCCGAAGGAGATGAATCCAAGAAGCCTTCTGATATTGAACCATCTTCCACTGAAGAGATCCCAGAGACTGAAGACAAGAAGCCCGTGGACGAGAAGGAGTCAGAAGAGAAACCTGAGTCTGAGGAGGCCGTGCCTTCCTCCACATCGGCCCCAGCTCCTGGTGAAGACATCGAAAAAGAGGAACAAGCCACTTCTGCCTCCCCTGCCGAGGAGGAGGGAGACGAGATCAAGCCAACCAGCGCTCCGGCTTCTGAGATTCCCGAATCAACTGAAAAGGAGCCAGTACAGGAAGTGGAGGTCACAACGAAGCCCATCATCGAAGAATCTGAAGAGCAACCAATTGATGAGGCCGCCCCGGCAACTTCTGGACCCACTGAGGAAGCATCTACTGCCGTCCCCACCAAGGAGGAATCCAGTACTCCATCTCAGAAGAAGGACGATATTGATGTCACTACTGCTGCCAGCCCAGCTTCACCTGCTCCTCAGGACGATGAAACTAAGGATGCCACCACTGTCCAACCGGTGTCTGATGAGAAGGAGGTGTCTGCTCCCCAGGACGACACCAAGACATCCATCGATGTGTCCACTGATTCTCCCATCGCCCAAGAAGATGAGGAAGAAGACAAAACCGAGGCTCCATTGGCGCCTGCCGCTGATTCTACTGATGATTCCACCACTCCTTCAGTGCCTTCTGCCATTGACATCGACACGAAGCCCATGGATGAAGTTATGTCGCAGACTATCGATCCCCATGCCGCCGAAGAATCTGCGTCCAAATCCCCTGAGGATGAAGACCAGTCTCCCGCAACTGTGTCTCCCCAGTATGCTGATAAGATTCCAGCTAGAACCGGTCCCCATGATGCTGATAAGACTCCAGACTCTGAGACTCCCCAAGATGCTGAGGAAGTTCCAGCTCCAGCAGCTCCTCAGGATGAAGACAAGATCCCAGCTACAGTTGCTCCCGAGGCTGACGTTGAAGTCCCTGCAACATCTGCTCCTCTGGATGAAGAAAAGGTTCCAGCTACTGCTGCACCTCTGGATGAAGACAAGACTCCTTCCACAGCAGCTCCTCTCGATGATGAAAAGATTCCAGCCACAGCAGCTCCTCTTGATGACGAAAAGATTCCATCGACATCCGCTCCTCTGGATGATGAGAAGAGTCCTGTTCCAGTTGCTCCAGTTTCTCCTTCTGTTTTCGATGTGGAGCCAAGCAGCGAGAAGCCTTCTGTTTCAGAGGACGTTGGTGAAGAGAGCACCGAACCAGCTGTCGACGATGCTGAGGAAAGCACTGACGAGCCCACAGATGATGCCAAACTGAAGAAACCCACTTCAGCGCCAGCTGTGCCATCCGAATCTCCAGTCACAGAATCTGAGATTGTGCCGGAAACAGAAGCTCCAGAGGTGGAGAAGGAGGTGCCAGAGAAGGCCACTGAACAGCCAGAGGTTGAGAAGGATGTGCCAGAGAAGGCCACTGAACAGCCAGAGGTGGAGAAGGAGGTGCCTGAGAAGCCCACTGAACAGCCCGAGTCGGTTGACGAGAAGACCACTCCAGTGCCAGCTGTGAAGCCCAGCTTGGACTCCACCGAGGAGGGCGAGGAGTCCGTCGAGTCCGAGGAGGAGCACGCTCCAGTCACGGAAGCAGCCGACAAGGAGGACGAGAGCAAGGAGACTGAGGAGGAGACTGACAAGAAACCAGTGCCAGAGGAGCCTGAGGTTCCCGCCGTGGTTTCGGAGATTCCGCAGCCAAGCGAAGAGGCCGTTCCCACCACTGGCCACCCACTGTTCCCACACCTgcccagcagcaccaccaagGCGCCAGCTATCGATGATCGCGTTGGCGATGAGGATGAAGAGAATACCACCGCCAAACTGAGTGTCTCCAGCACCACAGAGGCCCCTGTGACCAGCGCACCATCGACGACGACGGTGGCcagccagcaacagcagcccaTCACCCCGCCACCCTACGGCCACGCTCCCGAGTACGAGGACGAGTACGATGAGGAGGAGGTCTTCGGACCCGGAACCTGCCGCTACGCCGGCAAGCTATACGTGTCCGCCCAGCAGATTCCACGTGACGATCCCTGCGacttctgcttctgcttccGCAGCGACATCATCTGTCTGCAGCAGTCGTGCCCGCCGCCAATCGCCGGCTGCCACGAGGAGCCCATCTCCGGCTTCTGCTGCCCGCGCTACGAGTGCCCCGTGTCCATGGCCGCCGTGCTGAACATCACCACGAGCAcgaccaccaccagcaccaccctGCCGCCCCACTTCCTCCACTACTCGCACGGCGAGGCGGTGAAGCACACCGGCTGCCTGATCAACGGTCGTTCCTACCGCGTGGGCGAGCAGATCGAGTCCACGAGCGGTCCCTGCATCAGCTGCAC TTGCGGCGGCGACGGCAAGATGAAGTGCGATCCCCAGCAGTGCGTCCCCGAGCCCACCATGCAGCAGGTGATGGCCGCCGTGGCGTCGGGACGCAAGAGATGA